The nucleotide window GAATTATGAGAGAGCCAAGCAAGGTAGCCGCTGCACGCGTGCTAACGGCTACATGCAGTTTCCGAACATAATGAAGCGCGCAAATGAGTGGGATGAGCAAGCAAGAAAAGCCAACGACAAACCCTAGATTTCTGTTCTGCCTGTTGATGGGTGTGCTTGATATTTCGATATGGCTACTTCCGCCATCTGTCATTTCCGCATCTGTTGTTTCGTTTTGAACCTGAATTGAATGCTCGAGGAATAGAAGTGAACATAACAGACGATAGTCGATACACAGAGCTTCGTAAATCCTGTACAAGAAGCCAAACCATTTGCCGTAAAATTTTTCGGCTTGTTGCACATGAGAACCTGGGTCTAGCGTGGCTTGTGTGCCCAACCagtcaataaaattaaaaaacgcTAATGCCTCGAAATAAAAGCGAGCGTTTTCTCGGTAAGATTCGCGGACCCTGAAATCCCTGAGCCAAACGTAAACGGCTGCTTGAATGACCTTCTGAAGAATGAAAACCGCCTGGTTCACGACTAACACCAGCCACGTTTCACCTTTCGATGCTTGTTCCTGGATCAGAATCAACAGCCCAATTGCACATAGTGGCAGGGTGATGATTGTAAGCAAGAGACCCATGGACGGTTGGTGTTTACCGAGGGTGGCTTGATCAGACGGGCTGCGAGGCTTTTCGAAGAACAACACCGCTCCTAGCAAGACAAGAACCACTCCAACAAGAGACGCGGAGACTATATGCTTATAGCAGATCACATCAGGTTTTCCATGCGATGTATTTAACACTGCCACGGTTGTCAGTATTCCAGCGATGAAGAAGAAAATAAGCCTGGCAGGCGAAGCGAGGAACTTACGA belongs to Acropora muricata isolate sample 2 chromosome 9, ASM3666990v1, whole genome shotgun sequence and includes:
- the LOC136929540 gene encoding uncharacterized protein, coding for MAFDSFHNGSELHNLNSTSFASQVITSSFAMLCYVIVFVLSVLSVCFKSIRKFLASPARLIFFFIAGILTTVAVLNTSHGKPDVICYKHIVSASLVGVVLVLLGAVLFFEKPRSPSDQATLGKHQPSMGLLLTIITLPLCAIGLLILIQEQASKGETWLVLVVNQAVFILQKVIQAAVYVWLRDFRVRESYRENARFYFEALAFFNFIDWLGTQATLDPGSHVQQAEKFYGKWFGFLYRIYEALCIDYRLLCSLLFLEHSIQVQNETTDAEMTDGGSSHIEISSTPINRQNRNLGFVVGFSCLLIPLICALHYVRKLHVAVSTRAAATLLGSLIILASGGILLRKNRFDFNKEHTESKAVKIMVCFFATAGFSSLMIKAALAVYWAHIESALRTFRWAGAELVMRGLTTIFLMYLFLKVNPRALHLRNPQVKINHFLVPVLMFGITANFVACLVDQQIGPLDQILRQQIQGADQTSLLFVNELGSTMLLGFLIHVGLTFLVMQTTFNRCAHSHSGEEFSPLLL